Proteins encoded within one genomic window of Synechococcus sp. PCC 7335:
- a CDS encoding calcium-binding protein, giving the protein MANIEGTENNDFLAGTKNKDNIEGLGGNDVINGLGGNDDIQGGDGIDVLFGGNGNDFLEGNRGTDFMFAGSGNDIMEWDDGDGSDIMDGGNGYDTVNVNGSQEQGDEFTLQQSGSQAIFDRLNLVSFNLTVENSEVFNIDGKGGDDSLVVGDLSHTAVRKVVFSGGDGNDSLDAPDTDTEIKAYGGDGNDFLASGSNDDLLKGGRGDDFLRGRRGTDIMRGGSGNDIMVWANGDGSDVMSGGEGVDIVAVQGALDQGDQFTLRQQGNKAIFDRLNLVPFRLRIDTSEIIVVQGEGGNDSLEISNLSNTDVQLVQFSGGFGSDVLDGRHARTTINASGDEGRDLLLGGRANDNLDGGDDRDIIAGGRGDDILTGGSGGDAFVFSSGRRFKTKDFGIDVITDFDGAEGDRIILDQATFGNITASDIAIVANDQAASTSSGLITYSRKTGNLFFNENGAAAGLGKGGQFATLSDSGLGISDVAIVAEFVF; this is encoded by the coding sequence ATGGCAAATATCGAGGGTACTGAAAACAACGACTTTCTTGCTGGAACGAAGAACAAAGACAATATCGAGGGTCTAGGTGGTAACGATGTCATTAACGGACTAGGTGGCAATGACGACATTCAGGGCGGTGACGGCATTGATGTTCTATTTGGGGGCAATGGCAATGACTTTTTAGAAGGCAATCGAGGCACCGACTTCATGTTTGCCGGTAGCGGCAACGACATCATGGAATGGGACGACGGTGACGGCAGCGACATCATGGATGGCGGCAATGGCTACGACACTGTCAATGTCAATGGCTCCCAAGAACAGGGCGACGAATTCACTTTGCAACAGAGTGGTTCCCAAGCTATTTTCGATCGGCTCAACCTTGTGTCTTTTAATCTCACTGTTGAAAATTCGGAAGTCTTCAATATTGACGGTAAGGGCGGTGACGATAGCTTGGTGGTAGGCGATCTGTCCCACACGGCCGTTAGAAAGGTAGTTTTCTCTGGGGGTGATGGTAACGACTCATTAGATGCGCCCGATACCGATACGGAGATTAAAGCATATGGTGGCGATGGAAATGATTTCCTTGCTAGTGGCAGCAATGATGATCTGCTCAAAGGAGGCCGGGGTGACGACTTCCTGCGAGGTAGAAGGGGTACCGACATCATGCGAGGTGGAAGTGGCAATGACATCATGGTTTGGGCCAATGGTGACGGTAGCGATGTTATGAGCGGTGGCGAAGGTGTAGATATTGTTGCTGTTCAAGGGGCGCTGGACCAAGGCGATCAGTTTACGCTTAGACAGCAAGGCAACAAAGCTATTTTTGATCGCCTGAATCTAGTGCCTTTTAGGCTGAGGATTGACACCTCGGAGATTATAGTTGTTCAGGGCGAAGGCGGTAACGATAGCCTCGAAATTAGCAATCTATCAAATACCGATGTTCAGCTTGTTCAGTTCTCTGGTGGGTTTGGTAGCGATGTCCTCGATGGTAGACATGCTCGCACTACTATCAACGCTAGTGGAGATGAAGGCCGTGATCTGTTGCTCGGTGGCCGCGCCAACGACAACCTAGATGGCGGTGATGATAGGGATATCATTGCTGGCGGTCGCGGCGACGATATTCTCACTGGAGGCTCTGGCGGTGATGCATTTGTCTTTAGCTCTGGTAGACGCTTTAAGACTAAGGACTTTGGAATTGATGTGATAACGGACTTTGATGGAGCCGAGGGCGATCGCATCATTCTTGATCAGGCAACTTTCGGTAACATCACAGCCTCAGATATTGCGATCGTCGCCAATGACCAAGCCGCCAGTACAAGCAGTGGTTTGATTACTTACAGTCGAAAAACTGGCAACCTGTTCTTCAATGAAAATGGAGCAGCCGCTGGTTTAGGAAAAGGAGGACAGTTTGCAACGCTTTCAGATTCAGGTTTAGGAATCAGCGACGTTGCGATTGTCGCCGAGTTTGTATTCTAA